From a single Clostridium isatidis genomic region:
- a CDS encoding type IA DNA topoisomerase produces MKKVIIAEKPSVAKNIADAYNIKNRKDGYFEGEEYLVTWAFGHLLQLFDAKDYDESMTSWKMEKFPFIPDKFNYKIKNDGFNRNSIDKGAAKQINIIKNLVNREDVDGIISATDYDREGQIIADELFIYLNVKKPIYRLLLNEWTEEEVKKGMENLKPNKEMKPLQDAGMGRQLADWIIGINLTSVATLRYGSSTKERKTLNIGRVLLPTLKIIYDRDKEIENFIASSYYKLTAKFKSKDNVEFDSIYYEKSSEKFEDKSYLDRISKLLSNKSGIVVDKEIEKKKEYPQPLFNLSNLQGYITSKYKGWTSDKVLKVAQSLYEKKFITYPRTASVVLEESLEGRARKVLDNLKKGLRYEKEIKFVKSKRIFDNSKVESHSAIIPTYITPNNLTTDEEKVYTAIKNRFIMQFMPVAEFEETKITIKINDENILGEFVAKGKVEIVKGWRVVEKIETKDTLLPLMEKGDILDITDYKVNKVTKKPPKHHTEKTLLRLMETCGKNYKEDKEEDETNTDEMMQEILSGFSIGTPATRAEIIKKLKDVGYIKAKGKSLIATELGRTIVEIFPVKELLDLQYTGKLEKTLADIEKGKFKKEDFLNFIIEFTKASVNKIKSDDSMLNKFKVEMPEGAEELGKCPICGNSVIEGIKAYGCINWKNGCKFSIWKDDKFITSLGKKVTKEMVKLLLKNGKVGFRNIKSKKGTKYSAYFRYIKDDETGYFKWKMEFIN; encoded by the coding sequence ATGAAAAAGGTTATTATTGCTGAAAAACCCTCTGTGGCCAAAAATATTGCAGATGCTTATAACATTAAAAATAGAAAAGATGGATATTTTGAAGGAGAGGAATATTTAGTTACATGGGCCTTTGGTCATTTGCTTCAGCTTTTTGATGCTAAAGATTATGATGAAAGCATGACAAGTTGGAAGATGGAGAAATTTCCATTCATACCTGATAAATTTAATTATAAAATTAAAAATGATGGATTTAATAGAAATTCAATTGATAAGGGTGCCGCTAAGCAAATCAATATTATTAAAAACTTAGTAAATAGAGAAGATGTAGATGGAATAATATCAGCAACTGACTATGATAGAGAAGGACAGATTATTGCAGATGAATTATTTATATATTTAAATGTAAAAAAGCCAATATATAGACTGTTGCTTAATGAATGGACTGAAGAAGAAGTAAAAAAAGGAATGGAAAATTTAAAGCCAAACAAAGAAATGAAGCCTTTACAAGATGCTGGGATGGGAAGGCAGTTAGCGGATTGGATTATAGGAATTAATTTAACTTCTGTTGCGACATTAAGATATGGGAGTAGTACAAAGGAAAGAAAAACATTAAATATAGGAAGAGTTTTGCTACCGACATTAAAAATTATTTATGATAGAGATAAAGAAATTGAAAATTTCATAGCAAGTTCATATTATAAATTAACAGCAAAATTTAAATCCAAAGATAATGTTGAGTTTGATAGTATTTATTACGAAAAAAGTAGTGAAAAATTTGAAGATAAAAGTTATCTAGATAGAATAAGTAAGCTTTTATCAAATAAAAGTGGCATAGTTGTAGATAAGGAAATAGAAAAAAAGAAAGAGTATCCTCAACCTTTATTTAATTTATCTAATTTACAGGGTTATATAACAAGTAAATATAAAGGATGGACATCAGATAAGGTTCTTAAGGTAGCTCAGAGTCTTTATGAAAAGAAATTTATTACTTATCCAAGAACAGCTAGTGTTGTTCTTGAAGAAAGTTTAGAAGGCAGGGCTAGAAAAGTATTAGATAATCTAAAAAAGGGCCTTAGATATGAAAAAGAAATTAAGTTTGTAAAAAGCAAAAGGATTTTTGATAATTCAAAGGTGGAAAGCCATAGTGCAATTATTCCGACATATATAACGCCCAATAATCTCACTACTGATGAAGAAAAGGTATATACTGCAATTAAAAATAGATTTATAATGCAGTTTATGCCTGTTGCAGAATTTGAAGAAACTAAAATTACGATTAAGATTAATGATGAAAATATACTAGGTGAGTTTGTTGCAAAAGGTAAAGTGGAGATTGTTAAAGGTTGGAGAGTTGTAGAGAAAATCGAAACTAAAGATACTTTACTACCGTTAATGGAAAAGGGAGATATTTTAGATATTACAGATTATAAGGTTAATAAGGTAACAAAGAAACCTCCCAAACATCATACAGAAAAAACCTTATTAAGATTAATGGAAACTTGCGGGAAAAATTATAAGGAAGATAAGGAAGAGGATGAAACCAATACTGATGAGATGATGCAGGAAATTCTAAGTGGATTTAGCATAGGAACACCTGCAACAAGAGCAGAAATTATAAAAAAACTTAAGGATGTAGGTTATATTAAAGCAAAAGGAAAAAGTCTGATAGCTACAGAATTAGGTAGAACTATTGTTGAGATTTTTCCAGTTAAAGAACTTTTAGATTTACAATATACAGGTAAACTAGAAAAAACATTAGCGGATATAGAAAAGGGTAAATTTAAAAAGGAGGATTTTTTAAACTTCATAATTGAATTTACTAAGGCTTCTGTAAATAAGATTAAAAGTGATGATTCAATGCTTAATAAATTTAAAGTTGAAATGCCTGAGGGAGCAGAAGAATTAGGAAAATGTCCTATATGTGGTAATTCAGTTATAGAAGGTATAAAAGCTTATGGCTGTATTAATTGGAAGAATGGGTGTAAGTTTTCAATATGGAAAGATGATAAATTCATAACTTCTTTAGGTAAAAAAGTAACTAAAGAGATGGTAAAATTGTTGTTAAAGAATGGAAAAGTAGGCTTTAGAAATATAAAAAGCAAAAAAGGAACAAAATATTCTGCATATTTTAGATATATTAAAGATGACGAAACGGGATATTTTAAGTGGAAAATGGAATTTATTAATTAA
- a CDS encoding IS1182 family transposase, with protein sequence MHKENILQKNYTLNQKFYQLKLPLNIDYMIPVNDSVRLLSQFVEEMDLTDLYSTYSKIKENQVSPRKMLKIMTYGYMNKIYSSRDIEKACRRDINFMFLLEGASAPDHATFARFRSLHFAPCSERILAETAKFLYKIGEISGDAIFIDGTKIEAYANKYTFVWKKAVTKNMAKLLIKVADLVKECEELYDIKLIYKNEVQMKHVKKLRKKLYALKKSEGIEFVHGCGKRKTALQRSIEKLEEYLSKFKEYTQKVYTCGDRNSYSKTDVDATFMRMKEDAMKNGQLKPAYNVQHGVDSEYITWLTVGPQPTDTTTLIPFLKSMEENLKFKYLKIVADAGYESEENYSFIEENNQIAFIKPSNYEISKTRKYKNDIGKIENMDYNEEKDFYICRNGKQLKAENIKIRKSKTGYESEKTIYVCEDCNDCTYKSSCIKGNNCKTPLEERVKRFETSKKFNRQRKSDLERILSEEGCLLRMNRSIQAEGSFAQIKQDMNFRRFMCRGQKNVLAESILLAMAHNINKLHSKIQAGRTGKHLFELKKAS encoded by the coding sequence ATGCACAAAGAAAATATTTTACAAAAGAATTATACATTAAACCAAAAGTTTTATCAATTAAAACTTCCATTAAATATTGATTACATGATACCGGTTAATGATTCAGTGCGATTACTAAGTCAATTTGTAGAGGAGATGGATTTAACAGATTTATATTCGACTTATTCCAAGATAAAGGAAAATCAAGTATCGCCAAGAAAAATGCTGAAAATCATGACTTATGGATATATGAATAAGATTTATTCGTCTCGAGATATTGAAAAGGCATGCCGTAGAGACATTAATTTTATGTTTTTGCTTGAGGGAGCATCCGCTCCGGATCATGCAACATTTGCAAGATTTAGAAGTCTTCATTTTGCTCCATGTTCTGAAAGGATCTTAGCTGAAACAGCTAAATTTCTTTATAAAATTGGTGAGATATCAGGAGATGCTATCTTTATTGATGGCACAAAAATAGAAGCTTATGCAAATAAATATACTTTTGTCTGGAAAAAGGCAGTTACAAAAAACATGGCAAAATTGCTAATTAAAGTGGCCGACCTTGTTAAAGAGTGCGAAGAACTTTATGATATTAAGTTAATCTATAAAAATGAAGTTCAAATGAAACATGTAAAAAAGCTTAGAAAAAAGCTTTATGCACTAAAGAAATCAGAAGGAATAGAATTCGTTCACGGATGTGGGAAAAGAAAAACTGCATTGCAACGATCAATAGAAAAACTTGAAGAATATCTTTCAAAGTTTAAAGAATATACTCAAAAAGTGTACACTTGCGGAGATAGAAACAGTTACTCAAAAACTGATGTTGATGCTACATTTATGAGGATGAAAGAAGATGCTATGAAAAACGGTCAACTTAAGCCAGCTTATAATGTGCAGCATGGTGTAGATTCAGAATATATTACATGGCTTACAGTTGGACCACAACCAACGGATACAACTACGCTAATACCTTTCTTGAAAAGCATGGAAGAAAACTTAAAATTTAAATACTTAAAAATAGTTGCAGATGCTGGATATGAAAGTGAGGAGAACTATTCATTTATTGAAGAAAATAATCAAATAGCATTTATTAAGCCATCTAATTATGAAATATCAAAAACAAGAAAATATAAAAATGATATCGGTAAAATAGAAAACATGGATTACAATGAAGAAAAAGATTTCTACATATGCCGAAATGGTAAGCAGTTAAAGGCTGAAAATATAAAAATTAGAAAATCTAAAACAGGATATGAAAGTGAAAAGACAATTTATGTTTGTGAAGATTGCAATGATTGCACTTACAAGAGTAGTTGCATCAAAGGGAATAATTGTAAAACTCCTTTGGAAGAAAGAGTAAAAAGATTTGAAACATCAAAAAAGTTTAATCGCCAAAGAAAGTCTGATTTAGAAAGAATTCTAAGCGAAGAAGGTTGCTTGCTTAGAATGAACAGAAGTATTCAAGCAGAAGGTTCTTTTGCACAAATAAAACAAGACATGAATTTCAGAAGATTTATGTGTCGTGGGCAAAAGAATGTATTAGCAGAAAGTATACTTCTTGCAATGGCACACAATATAAATAAATTACATAGTAAAATACAAGCGGGCCGCACTGGTAAGCACTTATTTGAATTGAAGAAAGCCTCATAA
- a CDS encoding ABC transporter substrate-binding protein, with translation MKNKIIKRLIASVLTIFSIGLLSGCSGKKENTENETVKIRLNEVVRSVFYAPMYIAINEGLFLEEGIEIELSTGQGADKTMQQLLSGNADIGFSGPEQVIYIYNQGREDYPVVFAQLTQTDGSFIVGREENPDFEWEDLRGAEIIGARPGGMPQMVFEYVLRNHGLDPRTDVSLVTNIDFTATSGAFKSGTGEYVNLFEPTASMLEKEGSGKILASIGKAAGDIPYTAFYTTKSYMEENPELVQRFTNAIYKGQLWFESHSAEEIADSIISFFPGTDRDIIISVVKNYKEIDALAKVPTIEEEDLNRLMDIIQEYDGELIKERPPYEKIVNNEFAEKAIEAAK, from the coding sequence ATGAAAAATAAAATAATTAAAAGGCTTATAGCATCTGTATTAACTATTTTTTCGATAGGGCTTCTTTCAGGGTGTTCTGGTAAAAAAGAAAATACTGAAAACGAAACAGTAAAAATTAGATTGAATGAAGTTGTTAGATCAGTTTTTTACGCACCAATGTATATTGCTATTAATGAAGGTTTATTTTTAGAAGAAGGTATTGAGATAGAATTATCAACTGGCCAAGGAGCAGATAAAACGATGCAGCAACTATTAAGTGGAAATGCAGATATTGGCTTCTCAGGTCCAGAACAAGTAATATATATATATAATCAGGGACGAGAAGATTATCCTGTAGTATTTGCTCAATTAACCCAAACTGATGGATCCTTTATAGTTGGAAGAGAGGAAAATCCAGATTTTGAATGGGAAGACTTAAGAGGAGCTGAAATAATAGGAGCAAGACCAGGAGGAATGCCTCAAATGGTTTTTGAATATGTTTTAAGAAATCATGGCTTAGATCCAAGAACAGATGTATCACTGGTTACTAATATAGATTTTACAGCTACTTCTGGAGCATTTAAATCTGGAACCGGAGAATATGTAAATTTATTTGAACCAACTGCATCAATGCTTGAAAAAGAAGGAAGCGGAAAAATATTAGCATCTATAGGAAAAGCTGCTGGAGATATACCATATACTGCTTTTTATACAACTAAATCATATATGGAAGAAAATCCAGAACTAGTACAAAGGTTTACAAATGCAATTTATAAAGGTCAATTGTGGTTTGAAAGTCATTCAGCAGAAGAAATTGCTGATTCAATAATTTCATTTTTCCCTGGAACTGATAGAGATATTATTATATCAGTTGTTAAAAACTATAAAGAAATAGACGCTTTAGCTAAAGTACCAACTATTGAGGAAGAAGATTTAAATAGGCTTATGGATATTATTCAAGAATATGATGGTGAGCTAATAAAGGAAAGGCCACCTTATGAAAAAATAGTAAATAATGAATTTGCTGAAAAAGCTATAGAAGCAGCAAAATAA
- a CDS encoding ABC transporter ATP-binding protein — MALITVSNVGLIYHTLENETIAIKDVSFSVDKGEFITIIGPSGCGKSTLLNIISGLLEPTYGEVIYNDKNVENRLDKIGYMFQKDNLFEWISVWKNVTLGLKIKNQLNKENIERVDKLLDSYDLEKFKNHKPYELSGGMRQRVALIRTLALNPEILLLDEPFSALDYQTRLWVCDDVKGIIKNECKTAIMVTHDISEAVSISDRVIMLTKRPAKIKLDLKIEFNNKDATPFERRSEPEFKEYFNLLWKELDKVNE, encoded by the coding sequence TTGGCTTTAATAACTGTTTCAAATGTAGGTTTAATATATCATACTTTAGAAAATGAGACTATAGCAATAAAGGATGTTAGTTTTTCGGTAGACAAGGGAGAATTTATTACTATTATTGGGCCGTCAGGTTGTGGTAAGTCAACTTTACTAAATATAATAAGTGGATTATTAGAGCCTACCTATGGTGAAGTTATATATAATGATAAAAATGTAGAAAATAGATTAGATAAAATAGGTTATATGTTTCAAAAAGATAATTTGTTTGAATGGATTTCTGTTTGGAAAAATGTGACTTTAGGATTGAAAATAAAAAATCAGCTAAACAAAGAAAATATAGAAAGAGTTGATAAACTATTAGATAGTTATGATTTAGAAAAGTTTAAAAATCATAAACCTTATGAATTGTCAGGAGGTATGAGACAAAGAGTGGCTTTAATTAGAACTCTTGCCTTAAATCCTGAAATACTATTATTGGATGAACCTTTTTCTGCTTTAGATTATCAGACCAGACTTTGGGTATGCGATGATGTAAAGGGAATAATAAAGAATGAATGTAAAACAGCCATAATGGTAACTCATGATATATCAGAGGCTGTATCAATATCTGATAGAGTAATTATGCTAACTAAAAGACCAGCAAAAATAAAACTAGATCTTAAAATAGAATTTAATAATAAGGATGCTACTCCTTTTGAAAGAAGAAGTGAGCCAGAATTTAAGGAATACTTTAATTTATTATGGAAGGAGTTAGATAAAGTAAATGAGTAA
- a CDS encoding ABC transporter permease: MSKEHEEYIKKIKRNKLKVTIFRIAILAIFIILWEFLTKYKVIDPFLTSSPSRMIKSLLGFIENGTIFKHIFVTCYETIIGFTLGTVLGTIIAIILWYSPFTAKVLDPYLVVLNALPKVALAPIIIFWVGNGIGAIVVITLLISVVTTIITVLTGFNEVDKGKLKLMETLRANKFQTLRYLVFPANIQVLVSALKINVGLSWVGVIMGEFLVAREGLGFLIIYGGQISQLDMVMMSIVILSLIAYLMYIGVSKAEAFFKKSMN, from the coding sequence ATGAGTAAGGAACATGAGGAATATATAAAAAAAATAAAACGAAATAAGTTAAAAGTGACAATTTTTAGAATAGCTATTTTAGCTATATTTATTATTCTTTGGGAGTTTTTAACCAAATATAAAGTGATAGATCCATTTTTAACTTCAAGTCCAAGCAGAATGATAAAGTCACTTTTAGGTTTTATAGAGAATGGAACTATATTTAAGCATATTTTTGTAACCTGCTATGAAACAATAATAGGCTTTACTTTAGGAACAGTACTCGGAACTATAATAGCAATAATATTGTGGTATTCGCCTTTTACAGCAAAGGTATTAGATCCTTATTTAGTTGTATTAAATGCCCTGCCTAAGGTTGCATTAGCGCCAATAATAATATTTTGGGTTGGAAATGGAATAGGAGCAATTGTTGTAATAACTCTATTAATATCAGTTGTTACAACTATTATTACAGTATTAACAGGTTTCAATGAAGTAGATAAAGGTAAACTAAAACTTATGGAAACATTAAGAGCTAATAAATTTCAAACACTAAGGTATTTGGTTTTTCCGGCTAATATTCAAGTATTAGTATCTGCTTTGAAAATAAATGTAGGATTGTCTTGGGTAGGAGTAATAATGGGGGAATTTTTAGTAGCAAGAGAAGGATTAGGATTTTTAATAATATACGGAGGACAAATATCTCAATTAGATATGGTTATGATGAGTATAGTAATATTATCATTAATTGCATATCTAATGTATATAGGAGTTTCAAAAGCAGAAGCTTTTTTTAAGAAGAGTATGAATTAG
- a CDS encoding tetratricopeptide repeat protein has translation MKKMEGFFSKIKLDYNKMKTFREKVKKIFNPIYNFFKKVKNIYDKANKRTPYTEPIAVIGSSCLFILILVLVIKTNFTVENVNIITNSAEKFYYQHEYDKAINEYNEMQLNDPWPIWSVNMADIYSLKSEVEKSEALLKESIIVRDRIIKEEGIENYLDKDKNLINKILFIFNMNGKYEETITFGEDYISEIGIDNNILKNLFIAYIIKNHEFKAEDTITRFELNENSAYELSEIANMYTLINNWDKALELLDKAWEIDKNELKIYDTIEEMYLFNKEELIKNLERLVNKNNSKSSYKMMLLKAYAYDAENIVKAEKLIEELENDNVEGYIINLIKFETLKNDNNKEAMEYLEKAYKGVKDEKEASFYEYYIGALLSYYNKDYEKASNLVKKSILDNPNYSYSYLLLSDICYSGEGGKFVEPYLRTAMEKSPYSYKIILKMAEYYKNIEVNNVKAKNMYEMAIILRKDNSSLYYELAKLFIAEEQWQEAINSIKKSIEFDNNSNYYRALGALYLKNENYEEAIIYTRKAFEMNDKDILALNNAAWYYINVEKNISRAYENIKAAYEEIPISIDENTKKLIAENYTRIEKLYKENSETLDNDIFMDITLFY, from the coding sequence ATGAAAAAAATGGAAGGATTTTTTTCTAAAATAAAATTAGATTATAACAAAATGAAAACGTTTCGCGAGAAAGTGAAAAAAATATTTAATCCAATATATAATTTTTTTAAAAAAGTAAAAAATATATATGATAAAGCCAATAAAAGGACACCTTATACTGAACCAATTGCGGTAATTGGAAGCTCCTGTTTATTTATATTAATTCTTGTATTAGTAATTAAGACAAATTTTACAGTAGAAAATGTAAATATAATTACTAATTCGGCAGAAAAATTTTATTATCAACATGAATATGATAAAGCAATTAATGAATATAATGAAATGCAGTTAAATGATCCTTGGCCAATATGGTCCGTAAATATGGCTGATATTTATTCGTTAAAATCTGAAGTAGAAAAGTCAGAAGCATTATTAAAGGAAAGTATAATTGTAAGAGATAGGATAATTAAAGAAGAGGGAATCGAGAATTATTTAGATAAAGATAAAAATTTAATTAATAAAATTCTGTTTATTTTTAATATGAATGGCAAATATGAAGAAACTATTACATTTGGAGAAGATTATATTTCTGAAATAGGAATAGATAATAATATATTAAAAAATTTATTTATTGCTTATATTATTAAAAATCATGAGTTTAAAGCTGAGGACACAATAACTAGATTTGAGCTTAATGAAAATTCTGCTTATGAACTATCAGAAATTGCTAATATGTATACTTTAATAAATAATTGGGACAAGGCTTTAGAATTATTAGATAAGGCTTGGGAAATTGATAAAAATGAATTAAAAATATATGATACAATTGAAGAAATGTATTTATTTAATAAAGAGGAATTAATAAAAAATTTAGAAAGATTAGTAAATAAAAATAATAGTAAGAGTTCTTATAAAATGATGCTTTTAAAAGCTTATGCTTATGATGCGGAAAATATAGTAAAAGCTGAAAAGCTAATAGAAGAATTAGAAAATGATAATGTAGAAGGATATATAATAAATCTAATTAAATTTGAAACTCTTAAAAATGATAATAATAAAGAAGCAATGGAGTATTTAGAAAAGGCTTATAAGGGAGTAAAAGATGAAAAAGAAGCTTCCTTTTATGAATATTATATAGGAGCTTTATTATCATATTATAATAAGGATTATGAAAAAGCATCAAATCTGGTTAAAAAGAGTATTTTAGATAATCCTAACTATAGTTATTCTTATTTACTTCTATCAGATATTTGCTATTCAGGTGAAGGTGGAAAATTTGTTGAACCATATTTAAGAACTGCAATGGAAAAATCTCCTTATAGTTATAAAATAATTTTAAAAATGGCTGAGTATTATAAAAATATAGAAGTAAATAATGTAAAAGCAAAAAATATGTATGAAATGGCTATAATTTTAAGAAAAGACAACAGCAGCTTATATTATGAACTTGCTAAATTGTTTATAGCAGAAGAGCAATGGCAAGAGGCAATAAATAGTATTAAAAAGTCAATTGAATTTGATAATAATAGTAATTATTATAGGGCATTAGGTGCTTTATATCTTAAGAATGAAAATTATGAAGAAGCTATTATATATACTCGTAAGGCTTTTGAAATGAACGATAAGGATATTTTAGCTCTTAATAATGCTGCGTGGTATTATATTAATGTAGAAAAGAATATAAGCAGAGCTTATGAAAATATAAAAGCTGCTTATGAGGAAATTCCAATAAGTATTGATGAAAATACTAAAAAGTTAATTGCAGAAAATTACACAAGGATAGAAAAATTATATAAAGAAAATTCAGAAACATTAGATAATGACATATTTATGGATATAACCTTATTTTATTAA
- a CDS encoding 6-phosphofructokinase, with translation MGEKIKKIALLTGGGDCPGLNAVIRAVTRAAILNHGWEVIGYKFGYRGLYNNDFVPLTLDSVAGILHRGGTILYSSNKDNLFDYLVEENGKMVKKDVSDVAVENLKKEGVDVLVVIGGDGTLTSARDFARKGVKVIGVPKTIDNDLASTDVTFGFNTAIDVATEALDRLHTTAESHHRIMICEVMGRGAGWIALESGIAGSADVILLPEIPYDINKIVEKVREREKAGRKFSIIVVAEGAKSKDGEVVIAKIVKDSPDPIRLGGIGNKLADDLEKLMPDKEIRCTVLGHIQRGGNTSTFDRILSTRYGVAAVELINEEKFGHMVCLKGGEMSSDTLENVIGQKSKLVDPNGDLVKVARKIGISFAD, from the coding sequence ATGGGAGAAAAAATTAAAAAAATAGCATTACTAACAGGCGGAGGAGATTGTCCTGGATTAAACGCAGTTATTAGAGCCGTAACAAGAGCAGCGATATTAAATCATGGCTGGGAAGTAATAGGTTATAAATTTGGTTACAGAGGGTTATACAATAATGATTTTGTCCCTTTAACTCTTGACAGCGTTGCAGGAATACTTCATAGAGGAGGAACTATATTATATAGCTCTAATAAGGATAACCTTTTTGATTATTTGGTAGAAGAAAATGGTAAAATGGTTAAAAAAGATGTGTCTGATGTAGCTGTTGAAAACCTAAAAAAAGAAGGTGTAGATGTTTTAGTAGTAATAGGAGGAGATGGTACTTTAACTTCTGCAAGAGATTTTGCTAGAAAAGGTGTAAAGGTTATAGGAGTACCAAAAACTATTGATAATGACTTAGCATCAACAGATGTTACCTTTGGTTTTAATACAGCAATAGATGTAGCAACAGAAGCATTAGATAGACTTCATACAACAGCTGAGTCTCATCATAGAATTATGATTTGTGAAGTTATGGGTAGAGGTGCAGGTTGGATTGCTTTAGAATCAGGAATAGCTGGTTCAGCAGACGTTATATTACTTCCTGAAATACCTTATGATATAAATAAGATAGTAGAAAAAGTTAGAGAAAGAGAAAAGGCAGGAAGAAAGTTTAGTATAATTGTTGTAGCTGAAGGAGCAAAATCAAAAGATGGAGAAGTTGTAATTGCAAAAATAGTTAAAGACAGTCCAGATCCAATTAGACTTGGAGGTATTGGTAATAAATTAGCTGATGACCTAGAAAAATTAATGCCTGATAAAGAAATTAGATGTACTGTTTTAGGTCATATTCAAAGAGGTGGAAATACTTCTACTTTTGATAGAATTCTTTCTACAAGATATGGTGTTGCAGCAGTTGAACTAATAAATGAAGAAAAATTCGGACATATGGTATGCTTAAAAGGCGGAGAAATGTCGAGTGACACATTAGAAAATGTAATAGGACAAAAGTCAAAACTTGTTGATCCAAATGGAGATTTAGTTAAGGTTGCTAGAAAGATAGGAATTTCATTTGCAGATTAG
- a CDS encoding serine hydrolase, whose translation MKEIKKYLESRIGTYGFFFEDLRSGFVYGYNENVKMVAAGCIKLPIAVSLIKAVEDKKVDFLDKIKIERKDKVYGTGIIHEFNEREYTIFELLVAMLIQSDNTAANKIIDIIGMDEINKNIKEMGMENTVLKRKTGDINNEDDASENITSALDLAILWRHLYKKTYLSKENSQMLIDILNRQQIKNKLALYIPDDLKYEISSKTGDKKGVENDTELVTLSKGTFSFTVLSMGIPNSVYGTVTLAKCGKMMWDDLMNNWN comes from the coding sequence ATGAAAGAGATAAAGAAATATTTAGAATCAAGAATTGGCACATATGGATTTTTCTTTGAGGATTTAAGAAGCGGATTTGTTTATGGGTATAATGAAAACGTTAAAATGGTTGCCGCTGGATGTATTAAACTACCAATTGCAGTTTCCCTTATAAAAGCTGTAGAAGATAAGAAAGTAGATTTTTTAGATAAAATTAAAATAGAAAGAAAAGATAAAGTTTATGGAACAGGTATTATTCATGAATTTAATGAGAGAGAATATACCATTTTTGAATTATTAGTTGCAATGTTAATTCAAAGTGATAATACTGCAGCAAATAAGATAATAGATATTATTGGTATGGATGAAATTAATAAAAATATCAAGGAAATGGGAATGGAAAATACAGTTTTAAAGAGAAAAACTGGTGATATAAATAATGAAGACGATGCTTCTGAAAATATAACATCAGCTTTAGATCTTGCTATTCTTTGGAGACATTTGTATAAGAAAACTTATTTGTCAAAGGAAAATAGTCAGATGTTAATTGATATTTTAAACAGACAGCAAATAAAAAATAAGTTGGCACTTTATATACCAGATGATTTAAAATATGAAATTTCAAGCAAAACTGGAGATAAAAAAGGTGTTGAAAATGATACTGAACTTGTAACTTTGTCAAAAGGAACCTTTTCTTTTACTGTACTATCAATGGGAATTCCAAATAGCGTTTATGGTACAGTAACTTTAGCTAAATGTGGAAAAATGATGTGGGATGATTTAATGAATAATTGGAATTAA